The genomic window TTCCTGAAGGGTCTGGTGTAGTATGTGGGTGTATGCCGCGGCATGGTTTGCGCAGGTCACTGCGTGGCGCTCTGCAGTGGGGGTGTATGTCCCTGGCGGAGGGGCAAAGTTGATGAAGGGTCGGTGGAGGTTGGATTGGAGAGTGTGGTAGATGAGTTCGAGGCAGATTCGGTGACGTTGCAGCCAGAGCGGTGCACAGGAGTCGATTAGGATTGGGGTTCGATCGGCGGAAAAGGGGGCACCTGAATCACGCCGTTGAAGCCTTAAGCCGGGGGGAACTTGGTCGGCCCATGCTTGGAGGGCAGGCAACTGGCTAGTGATGAACTTGGCGCATGATTCAAGATCCTTGGAGTTCTTGTAGGGCGTCGAGTGACTGCTTTGCCCGAGAATCTCAGAGCATCTCTCGTAAAACGCATCATGGATATCTGTCGAGACAATTATGAGCTTTTGGTTCTGAGCGGCGTATGTGAGCCATGTCACTCCGTCATAAGATCCAAGGCTCGAGTCGAAGAAGGAAGCAGCttcttcgtcgtcgctgaTAGGGGAGACTGTGATCTGAGACCTTTGCACCGAGAGCGGTCTGCCGACTTTCAGGGCGGTCTTGGAATCGTTGATGAATGTCGCCCACCAAAGTCTCTTTCGTAGCTCTTTCTCAGCTCTTGGCATTGACGCTGGCGGTTCGAGATGTAAGCCGAGGGTTTGCGCTACGGACATGGCGGCGGCAAGGGTTGAGTGTGCCATATTCTGGAAGGATGCGCAGCAGAGGTACACGACGGAGAAGAGATGGCACTGCAGCGTCGTAATAGATGGACTTTCTAGTTCTGAGGCCAGAAGGGTTTGACATCTTCGGTAGTACCACCGGCCTGCGATGCTAGCATCATCTTGATCGCGGCTGTTGGCGCCCGAGCCCCGAAGCAGGAATGCGCAGCCGTACTGCATcgagatggcgaggatgatgtCTACCAGAGCAGATGGCTTGCGATAGGAACTAGAGTCGCTCCATAAAGAGTTGTGAAGCTTTCGAAATTCGCCTTCCTGGATGATGGGTATGTTGGCGTGGTGTGATTCCCAGAACAGGTTGAGGAAGTACTCCTCCTGCATGCGAGACATGGAAGGCTTAGGAACCTCGGCTCGACGGTCTGTTCGAGATATGGCGTCTTCCTGGCTTGTAGGATCGTCGAGTCTCCTGTTCATCCCCTTTGGTTCCATGCACCTGTGTTGTAGTGGCTGGTGGAAGGCTTGGCTTAGAAAGCAGCCGATACGGCCGATGAAGTAgtgggatgaggatgggcCATAATAGGATGTCTGGTCGGAGCGACCAGATGCTGTGTAGATTCCCTCCCATTGCCTCTTCGGCGGTGAGGGCGCTGGCGTTGGGCTTGAGGGCGAGCGATAGAGTTGAAGTTCGGTTGATGAAGGGGTTGAGTGAGTAGGAGTGGGAATGCCTGAAGGTAACGATGCAACATGACGGCGCGCTTCCTCGAGTTGAGACTCTAGCTCTTCCACTCGGCGTCTAAGTCTCTCTATTTCCCTAAACGAAGAAGGGTGTTAGTAAAACTCCACCACTTGTCCTCTCAAACTTACTGCAACGCCTGGGGAAGAGTTCGAGCCTCGTCATTGAACCTCCCCCTGCTATTGCACTGTAGCCCCTTCTGCCGACAAGGTCTACATGGCTTCCCATGATCGCACTTTACCCGTCTCGAGCGACAGTGATCGCAGGCCCGAGAGACCTGCTTCCTCGACGGTTTCGAGAGCGCGGGTGAACAAATTTCAGCCCTTCCCTCGCCATTATGCGACCCCAGAGATAACAGAGGGAGCATTACAAATAAGAAACAAGCTTCTATGGGTCTTTTAAACGAAAGGATTGGAAAGCAGTGAGTTGCAAGATGAAGCTGGGCGGAGATTGCGGATATATCTTGGATTCCGTAGTTGGGACCCAAAAGTCTCCGCGGTTCCGTCGCGTCTGATTGGTCAGACCCACGGAATTTCGGTCAACCTCTCTTACAACTCTGACCGGAATCGAGGAGTTCTGGAGTTGACTCCTTTGGGGAGATGAGGATTGTGAAATTCAGTCGTGTTAACCAGGAGGATTCTGTAGATAAATATCATCGGTTCGCTGTTACCAAGATGTCTTGTCTCAGCAGCAGTTCCAAGCTTCGTTCACTCAGAACACCTTTACATCACCAACTATGAGTTCCATCATCACTCACAATGCCCCTGGCATGAACCAAGGAGACATGGAGAAACAGGATAATCCTTCTTCGAGTACTCCAACCCTGCGAAACGAGTCCTCGGACGAAAACAGCCCTGCAACCTCCGAGCCCAAAGAACCTCAACAGGAGAGAACCATCAGGGGCTTCCGCTGGTTCCTCGTGTGCGTCGCCATCTTCTCAGCAAACTTTCTCTACGGACTCGATACAACTATTGCTGCAGATATCCAAGCTGCCGTCTCCGAGACCTTTGACAATGTCACAAAGCTTGGGTGGCTCGGAGTAGGTTTCGGGCTGGGAGCCACAGTTGCCATCCTCCCCCTCGGCAAGGCGTATGGCATGTTTGACACAAAGTACCTTTACATCGCATCTCTAGTCATGTTCTCAGCAGCTAGTGCCCTTTGTGGTGCTGCCCCTTCCATGGGTGCCATGATCGTTGGACGTGTCTGGGCTGGCGCTGGTGGTGCGGGAATGTATCTTGGGTAAGATTCAGGGGATGTCGGTGAGACGAAATCAGTGCTAACTCGTGTAGAACATTGAACTTGGTGTCTTCGACTGCCAGTCCTCGTGAAGCGGCATTCTATATCGCTTTTGAAGGCTTCGTCTATGGAGGAGGGTGTATCCTTGGACCAGTGGTTGGAGGACTATTGTCAGATAGCGCTGCAACTTGGAGATGGGTAAGCCTAGCTCAACTCGACGACTCGAACTTATTTTGCCTAACCAGTGATAGGCATTCTACCTGAACTTGGTCATCTTCGCCGTCACTTCGCCCATCTACCTCTTTGCCCTGCCTTCGCTGCCTCAACAGCCCGACACATCCTTTGTTGACAAGTTGAAGAGACTTGACTGGCTTGGGATTACCCTCAACACGGGCATCTATGTCTGCTTCGTCCTCGCCTTCACCTTCGGAGGCCCTGAGTGGGCGTGGGATGATGGTCGGTTCATCACTTGCGTCGTgctcttcgtcgtcttcgtcgctGCGTTCGCCATCACGCAGTACTACACCGTCTTCACCAACAAGATCGATCGGCTCTTCCCTTGCGACTTCCTGGCCAATCCCCAGATGATAATCTTGTACATCGCCATTGCGTGTGGTGGAGCTGGTCTGTTCGTTGCCGTGTATTACATCCCGTTGTACTTTCTCTTTGTCCACGGCGACTCGGGAACTGAGGCGGCGGTCCGACTTCtccccttcatcttcttctacaTCTCGGCCATCCTCTTCTGTGGATATGCCATGCCTCGTACCGGCTACCACATGGTCTGGTACCTGATCTCTGGCCTTCTGCTCACAGCCGGCGGCGCAGCCATGTAcaccatcaaggccgacTCCCCCGCGAGCTACACGTACGGCTTCTCGGCGCTCCTGGGCTTTGGCCTAACGACCAGTCAGGCGGGCTACGCGGTAGCTGCGCACATCGTCAAGCCAGACCGGCTCGCCGAATCGATCCAGTTCCTCAACATCTCCCAAGGCAAGAGCCAAATGCTAGGTCTAGCGATCGCAAGCTCCATCTTCCAAAGCCGTGCATTCGACGGCATGAACAAGGTGCTCCAGGGTCAAGGCTTCTCGACAGAGGAGATCCGGGCAGCTATCGCGGGTTCGCAGAGCAAGATTCTGGCAACCATCAGCCCGGAGCTGAGGCGGCGTTGCCTGGACGTGCTGGTCAAGACCATCTCGGAGATTTGGGTCATGGTGATCGCTGCGGGTGCGCTGCTGACTGTTTCATCGCTGTTTCTTACAAAGAAGCGGTTTTGAAGGATGATGGAAGTGGAGGAGCTGACTGAGCAGAAAGTGGAACAAGCGGTGGGTAAACGATGGGTGATGTGGATGAAGGAACGTGGGTGGTTGAGGGGAGGTTTGTGTTGGTGGGGAGGGGGAGATGGTgcattattaaaaagatacaGAAAAATGGTGTTTAAAATATCCATTGTTATTTCATAGAACTCTTATTCTTTACATAGACTTTACATGTTATCGCTGTCTTCTAGTTTCACCATCCTACTACAACTACACAGCCAAAGGCACACGCCAAACCACCATCTCCTAGGCATCCAGTTACCGGCTGATTCTCTCCGTAAGTATTCAAGATGATTCACGCCTAGTTCCAGGTACCTCAACCATCTTGAATGATCGGCACAAGGACCGTTCTAGACTCAAGGTCTTGTTCTGATCGACGGGTGGACGCAGAAACGGGCCGTAGAACCACCAAGGCGCATACAGCTGTTGTGCCCAGTTTGAGTGCATTGAAGAGCTCAATTACCTCAATTCCTAACCAACATACCTTTGAACTTAAGAATTCCTCTCCTTATGAATAAAGACACTCTTGTTACTACGCGATAAGTCCTCCTCAGTGAACCTCAAGCCCCAAGCTCTGCCCTAGAGTCCACTGACCTTGTAGCGCGCCCCGCCGGAGAGTCGGGACCCAGGATGGATCCGTGGACGAGGCGCTAACTCTTGCCCGCAGATGGAAATTATTGGGGAACTTGCATTGCGCTTCAATGACGTAATTCCTGACAAAACCAAGTTTGGGGCATGTGAAGGAAGTTGGCAGATTTTCATGACTTGTTCGCAAAGTCGAATCATGAAGGAGGACAAGACTCTCATGAGCCCATATGCCACCAACGAAATGCTGAAAGTGGTCACCGAGACAAGAGCCAAGACTACCTAGGCCAGTCTCCTCAAGACAGCCGCACCGGAAGCTTCCCCTCATTCATTGTTTGCGAAGCTTCCCCTGGCGACGCTTGGACTTGAGCTCGACTCGTAACCATTCAAGGCTAGCCCGTCTTCTGGTCGGCCGCTGTCCCGCTTACTCTACAGTGCTTGTTCTTGGTGTTGCTTCGAGCTAAGCCAAGAGCATCAAGCTTCGTGCGTCTCGGCTCATCTCTTCACGACCaaacaaagaaaagaagaataaggaaaaaaaactCAATTCCTTCTCGTCCACTAGCCATGCGTGAATTATTTTTGTTGGGCTTGCTTTGCTCCAGCCTCGCCCCGGGAACGAATGCCCCTGCTCCTCGACCGTGTTTGTGATGGATGATTCGAAAGGCAGGAAACTTGGTTGACCCTGGCTCCCGTCGTTCGTGTTGACCGCCCAGACTCGACGGATGAGACGGGAGGTACAGTAACACAGAGTTCCATGATGCTTACTACTGCTACTACCTGATACTAAGTTGCCCAGATTCGGTTATAGAGAAATGGCTTGATGTTGACGGAGCTGATT from Fusarium falciforme chromosome 2, complete sequence includes these protein-coding regions:
- a CDS encoding Fungal-trans domain-containing protein, which gives rise to MTRLELFPRRCKRLRRRVEELESQLEEARRHVASLPSGIPTPTHSTPSSTELQLYRSPSSPTPAPSPPKRQWEGIYTASGRSDQTSYYGPSSSHYFIGRIGCFLSQAFHQPLQHRCMEPKGMNRRLDDPTSQEDAISRTDRRAEVPKPSMSRMQEEYFLNLFWESHHANIPIIQEGEFRKLHNSLWSDSSSYRKPSALVDIILAISMQYGCAFLLRGSGANSRDQDDASIAGRWYYRRCQTLLASELESPSITTLQCHLFSVVYLCCASFQNMAHSTLAAAMSVAQTLGLHLEPPASMPRAEKELRKRLWWATFINDSKTALKVGRPLSVQRSQITVSPISDDEEAASFFDSSLGSYDGVTWLTYAAQNQKLIIVSTDIHDAFYERCSEILGQSSHSTPYKNSKDLESCAKFITSQLPALQAWADQVPPGLRLQRRDSGAPFSADRTPILIDSCAPLWLQRHRICLELIYHTLQSNLHRPFINFAPPPGTYTPTAERHAVTCANHAAAYTHILHQTLQETDIMNGWQEFFIWQWNATVNMIGFVLACPINAATSSVRRAIDKAVEVFEVFGRDFAIAASAASVTKNLTTKADLLMDQLRSGITAGAETGVVDGVAGMTVGERDNVQTGQTAEEGLTEFMDWALTVDSFNNFEDLFVDVNKSMDFWGVNPV